Proteins encoded by one window of Chromobacterium violaceum ATCC 12472:
- a CDS encoding SDR family NAD(P)-dependent oxidoreductase, whose translation MTLRLNPAIADWRARRVWVIGASSGIGAALADELLQAGAEVILSARRAEPMRMLAAGCPGARVETLDVTDPAAWQAAWSHLEAAGALPDFVVFCAADYRPQTCLDLYAEETRRLLDTNLLGVYHGLEVVLPTLARQGRGGVALVASVAGYAGLPGAVVYGPGKAALINLAEILYTELRPRGVAVYLINPGFVATPLTAKNHFTMPALLTPRQAARHIMRGLERGAFEIHFPLRFTVWLKLLRLLPYRLRLPLLARLARP comes from the coding sequence ATGACGCTGCGCCTCAATCCCGCCATAGCGGACTGGCGCGCGCGCCGGGTGTGGGTGATAGGCGCGTCCAGCGGCATCGGCGCGGCCTTGGCCGACGAACTGCTGCAGGCCGGCGCCGAAGTCATCCTGTCGGCGCGCCGCGCCGAGCCGATGCGCATGCTGGCGGCGGGCTGCCCGGGCGCGCGGGTGGAAACGCTGGACGTGACCGATCCCGCCGCCTGGCAGGCCGCCTGGTCGCATCTGGAGGCCGCCGGCGCGCTGCCCGATTTCGTGGTGTTCTGCGCGGCCGATTACCGGCCGCAAACCTGCCTGGACCTGTACGCAGAGGAAACCCGCCGCCTGCTCGACACCAATCTGCTGGGCGTCTACCACGGGCTGGAAGTGGTGTTGCCGACGCTGGCGCGGCAAGGCCGCGGCGGCGTGGCGCTGGTCGCCAGCGTGGCCGGTTACGCCGGCCTGCCCGGCGCCGTGGTCTACGGCCCCGGTAAGGCGGCGCTGATCAATCTGGCGGAAATCCTCTACACCGAGCTCAGGCCGCGCGGGGTGGCGGTTTACCTGATCAATCCCGGCTTCGTCGCCACGCCGCTCACCGCCAAGAACCACTTCACCATGCCGGCGCTGCTGACGCCGCGCCAGGCTGCGCGGCACATCATGCGCGGGCTAGAGCGCGGCGCGTTCGAAATCCACTTCCCGCTGCGCTTCACCGTATGGCTCAAACTGTTGCGGCTGCTGCCCTACCGGCTGCGGCTGCCCTTGCTCGCGAGGTTGGCACGACCATGA
- a CDS encoding cryptochrome/photolyase family protein — protein MTTLRLILGDQLNPRHSWFAEPDANVVHVMMEIRQETDYVRHHAQKILAIFAAMRDFAAQLKAQGHRVRYVAIDDASNRQSLIGNLDALIAHYRAAAVEYQAPDEWRLDRQLAEWAAGLPIPCRMADSEHFYTARGEAAAFFGARRQWRQETLYRHLRRQHGILMDDNGEPAGGRWNFDADNRQRWPGHPPEPNDARPEHDHSRLWQTIVDAGVDSFGQPQADALRWPLNRAEALAQLRAFVEHALPHFGAYQDAMSPRARRLFHSLLSFALNVKMLNPREAVDAAVAAWRRGDAPLAAVEGFARQLLGWREYVRGVYWAKMPGYRDSNALDHRLPLPRWFWDGDTGMRCLAHAIGQSLEDAYAHHIQRLMVIGNFGLIAGLSPQALHEWYLGVYIDAFEWVELPNTLGMSQFADGGLLGSKPYAGSAAYIGRMGDYCAGCRYRPKQRVGADACPFNALYWDFFQRHRARLAANPRLALVYRQLDKLPEAERAAISARAAALQADLDAL, from the coding sequence ATGACCACCTTGCGGCTGATCCTGGGCGACCAGCTCAATCCCCGCCACAGCTGGTTCGCCGAGCCCGACGCCAACGTGGTGCATGTGATGATGGAAATCCGCCAGGAAACCGATTACGTGCGCCACCACGCGCAGAAAATCCTGGCCATCTTCGCCGCGATGCGCGACTTCGCCGCCCAGTTGAAAGCGCAAGGCCACCGCGTGCGCTACGTGGCCATAGACGACGCCAGCAACCGCCAGTCGCTGATCGGCAATCTGGACGCGCTGATCGCCCATTACCGCGCGGCGGCGGTGGAGTACCAGGCCCCGGACGAGTGGCGGCTGGACCGCCAGCTCGCGGAATGGGCGGCCGGCCTGCCCATACCCTGCCGCATGGCGGACAGCGAGCACTTCTACACCGCGCGCGGCGAGGCGGCGGCGTTCTTCGGCGCGCGGCGGCAATGGCGGCAGGAGACCCTATACCGTCACCTGCGGCGCCAGCACGGCATTTTGATGGACGACAACGGCGAGCCCGCCGGCGGGCGCTGGAATTTCGACGCCGACAACCGCCAGCGCTGGCCCGGCCACCCGCCCGAACCAAACGATGCGCGTCCCGAGCATGACCACAGCCGGCTGTGGCAAACCATTGTCGACGCCGGGGTGGACAGCTTCGGCCAGCCGCAGGCGGACGCCCTGCGCTGGCCGCTCAACCGCGCCGAGGCGCTGGCGCAGCTGCGCGCCTTCGTCGAACACGCGCTGCCGCATTTCGGCGCCTACCAGGACGCGATGAGCCCGCGCGCGCGGCGGCTGTTCCATTCGCTGCTGTCCTTCGCCCTCAATGTGAAAATGCTGAATCCGCGCGAGGCGGTGGACGCCGCCGTCGCCGCCTGGCGCCGGGGGGACGCGCCGCTGGCCGCGGTGGAAGGCTTCGCGCGGCAGCTGCTGGGCTGGCGCGAGTACGTGCGCGGCGTGTACTGGGCCAAGATGCCCGGCTACCGCGACAGCAACGCGCTGGATCACCGGCTGCCGCTGCCGCGCTGGTTTTGGGACGGCGACACCGGCATGCGCTGCCTCGCCCACGCCATCGGCCAATCGCTCGAAGACGCCTACGCCCACCACATCCAGCGGCTGATGGTGATAGGCAATTTCGGCCTGATCGCCGGCCTGTCGCCGCAGGCGCTGCACGAATGGTATCTGGGCGTCTACATCGACGCCTTCGAATGGGTGGAGCTGCCCAACACGCTGGGCATGAGCCAGTTCGCCGACGGCGGGCTGCTGGGCAGCAAGCCTTACGCCGGCAGCGCCGCCTATATCGGCCGCATGGGCGATTACTGCGCCGGCTGCCGCTATCGGCCCAAGCAGCGCGTCGGCGCCGACGCCTGCCCGTTCAATGCCTTGTACTGGGATTTTTTCCAGCGCCACCGCGCGCGGCTGGCCGCCAATCCGCGGCTGGCGCTGGTCTACCGCCAGCTGGACAAGCTGCCGGAAGCCGAACGCGCCGCCATCTCCGCGCGCGCCGCCGCGCTGCAAGCCGATCTAGACGCACTGTGA
- a CDS encoding nuclear transport factor 2 family protein, translating into MKRIPTQTEWQALLDWYQTLTPDTLPDIGRYYAEEARFKDPFNDARGVARIQAVFRHMFQTLEHPRFTVIHALRDGDQAFITWDFHFLYAGRQMSIHGGSHLQFDADGKITLHRDYWDAAEELFEKIPLFGLPVAWLRKKLRVV; encoded by the coding sequence ATGAAACGCATTCCTACCCAAACCGAATGGCAGGCCCTGCTCGACTGGTACCAGACGCTGACGCCGGACACGCTGCCGGACATCGGCCGCTATTACGCCGAAGAGGCCCGCTTCAAGGACCCGTTCAACGACGCGCGCGGCGTGGCCAGGATCCAGGCGGTGTTCCGCCACATGTTCCAGACGCTGGAGCATCCGCGCTTCACCGTCATCCATGCGCTGCGCGACGGCGACCAGGCCTTTATCACCTGGGATTTCCACTTCCTGTATGCCGGCCGCCAAATGAGCATCCACGGCGGCAGCCATCTGCAGTTCGACGCCGACGGCAAGATCACGCTGCACCGCGACTACTGGGATGCGGCGGAAGAACTGTTCGAGAAAATTCCGTTGTTCGGCCTGCCCGTGGCCTGGCTGCGCAAGAAACTGAGGGTTGTCTGA
- a CDS encoding DUF2256 domain-containing protein: MSWRKKWRASWDAVQYCSERCRRRKGKAA; the protein is encoded by the coding sequence ATGAGCTGGCGCAAAAAATGGCGCGCCAGCTGGGACGCTGTCCAGTATTGCTCCGAGCGCTGCCGCCGCCGGAAAGGCAAAGCCGCATGA
- a CDS encoding DUF3833 domain-containing protein, with protein MPRAAFASLLALLTGCAGPSVADYAANRPLLDPGRFFLGKTEAWGMFQDRQGRVAKRFTVDMDGERQGEELVLTERFHYSDGSRQQRVWRLKPTGDGRWRGLADDVVGEAVGETAGNALRWRYTLKLPVDGKQYLVQFDDWMFLQDERSLLNRTTMSKFGFRLGEVTLFFRKPEAKP; from the coding sequence ATGCCGCGCGCCGCCTTCGCCTCCTTGCTGGCCTTGCTGACGGGTTGTGCCGGACCCTCGGTGGCCGATTACGCCGCCAATCGCCCGCTGCTGGACCCTGGCCGTTTTTTCCTCGGCAAGACCGAGGCCTGGGGCATGTTCCAGGACCGGCAAGGCCGCGTGGCCAAGCGCTTCACCGTGGACATGGACGGCGAACGCCAGGGCGAGGAGCTGGTGCTGACCGAGCGCTTCCATTACAGCGACGGCAGCCGCCAGCAGCGCGTATGGCGGCTCAAGCCCACCGGCGACGGCCGCTGGCGCGGCCTGGCCGACGATGTGGTCGGCGAGGCCGTCGGCGAGACGGCCGGCAACGCGCTGCGCTGGCGCTACACGCTGAAGCTGCCGGTGGACGGCAAACAGTACCTGGTGCAGTTCGACGACTGGATGTTCCTGCAGGACGAGCGCAGCCTGCTCAACCGGACGACGATGAGCAAGTTCGGCTTCCGCCTGGGCGAAGTCACGCTGTTCTTCCGCAAGCCGGAGGCCAAGCCATGA
- a CDS encoding lipocalin family protein: MLRKPLALFAIALLPLTGCSTAPPSGIDPVRGFQLERYQGRWYEIARLDHRFERGLQAVSADYSRNADGSIRVVNRGYDAAAASWRQAVGKAWFNGPADVASLKVSFFGPFYGGYHVAALDPGYRWAVVVGPDKDYLWLLSRDKQPAPAAKPALLAVTARLGVPADKLIWVRQDRGDN; this comes from the coding sequence ATGCTGAGAAAACCGCTCGCGCTGTTCGCCATCGCCCTGCTGCCGCTCACCGGCTGCTCCACCGCGCCGCCGTCCGGCATCGACCCGGTGCGGGGGTTCCAGCTGGAACGCTACCAAGGCCGCTGGTATGAAATCGCCCGCCTGGATCACCGCTTCGAACGCGGCCTGCAGGCGGTGAGCGCCGACTACAGCCGCAACGCCGACGGCAGCATCCGCGTGGTCAACCGCGGCTACGACGCCGCCGCCGCCAGTTGGCGCCAAGCCGTCGGCAAGGCCTGGTTCAACGGCCCTGCCGATGTCGCCTCGCTGAAAGTGTCGTTCTTCGGCCCGTTCTACGGCGGCTACCATGTGGCGGCGCTGGACCCCGGCTACCGCTGGGCGGTGGTGGTGGGGCCGGACAAGGACTATCTGTGGCTGCTGTCGCGCGACAAGCAGCCCGCGCCCGCCGCCAAGCCGGCGTTGCTGGCGGTAACCGCCAGGCTGGGCGTGCCGGCCGACAAGCTGATCTGGGTGAGGCAGGACCGTGGCGACAACTAG
- a CDS encoding SAM-dependent methyltransferase translates to MSASQPIALSRPDIPAAGRALQALLSKLRHGSLKLITPDGETLWFGALHAETDAELQLRDWRACGRILAGGDIGFAEAYRDGWLDSPDLTALLRLALRNEDALQLGRLGRWAARCWHKLRHLARANSRRGSRRNIHAHYDIGNDFYRLWLDPSWTYSSAWFAGDYSLPLADAQARKYQRICEQLRLRPGMRVLEIGCGWGGFAEHAARLGVAVHGITISDAQLDFARRRLANEPLVRLEHRDYRDLSGQYDAIVSIEMFEAVGERYWRGYFDTLRRCLKPGGQALAQSITIEESRFDAYRAGADFIQTFIFPGGMLPSRERFQSAAQQSGLACGTRLDFGADYAETLRRWRQAFEANLAAIRGQGFDEAFIRLWRLYLCYCEAGFDEGRIGVSQFLLERNA, encoded by the coding sequence ATGAGCGCGAGCCAACCCATCGCCTTGTCCCGTCCCGATATTCCCGCCGCCGGGCGGGCGCTGCAGGCCCTGTTGTCGAAACTGCGCCACGGCAGCCTCAAACTCATCACCCCGGATGGCGAGACCCTGTGGTTCGGCGCTCTCCATGCGGAAACCGACGCCGAGCTGCAGCTGCGCGACTGGCGCGCCTGCGGCCGCATCCTGGCCGGCGGCGATATCGGCTTTGCCGAGGCCTATCGCGACGGCTGGCTGGACAGCCCCGACCTGACGGCGCTGCTGCGGCTGGCGCTGCGCAACGAGGACGCCTTGCAGCTGGGCAGGCTAGGCCGCTGGGCCGCGCGCTGCTGGCACAAGCTGCGCCACCTGGCGCGCGCCAACAGCCGCCGCGGCAGCCGGCGCAACATCCACGCCCATTACGATATCGGCAACGATTTTTACCGGCTGTGGCTGGACCCGAGCTGGACCTATTCCAGCGCCTGGTTCGCTGGCGACTACAGCCTGCCCCTAGCCGACGCGCAAGCGCGCAAGTACCAGCGCATCTGCGAGCAACTGCGGCTGCGCCCCGGCATGCGGGTGCTGGAAATCGGCTGCGGCTGGGGCGGCTTCGCCGAGCATGCCGCCCGCCTCGGCGTGGCGGTGCATGGCATCACCATCTCGGACGCGCAGCTGGACTTCGCCCGCCGCCGCCTGGCCAACGAACCGCTGGTCAGGCTGGAGCACCGCGATTACCGCGACCTCTCCGGCCAATACGACGCCATCGTGTCGATCGAGATGTTCGAGGCAGTGGGCGAACGCTACTGGCGCGGCTATTTCGATACCCTGCGCCGCTGCCTGAAGCCGGGCGGCCAGGCGCTGGCGCAGAGCATCACCATAGAGGAGTCCCGCTTCGACGCGTACCGCGCCGGCGCCGACTTCATCCAGACCTTCATCTTTCCCGGCGGCATGCTGCCCAGCCGCGAGCGCTTCCAGAGCGCGGCGCAGCAAAGCGGCCTGGCATGCGGCACGCGGCTGGACTTCGGCGCCGACTACGCGGAAACGCTGCGCCGCTGGCGCCAGGCCTTCGAGGCCAACCTCGCCGCCATCCGCGGCCAGGGCTTCGACGAGGCCTTCATCCGGCTGTGGCGGCTGTACCTGTGCTACTGCGAAGCCGGTTTCGACGAAGGCCGCATCGGCGTTTCGCAATTTCTGCTGGAAAGGAATGCGTGA
- a CDS encoding TIGR02450 family Trp-rich protein encodes MATTRRLNPEKLLLSKWTAAAPRNREKHFLVVALGRPAPDAPVETVTLEAVHSRRRQTMAWQALRDTDQWLQGWQ; translated from the coding sequence GTGGCGACAACTAGGCGGCTGAATCCGGAAAAATTGCTGCTGAGCAAATGGACCGCCGCCGCGCCGCGCAACCGGGAGAAGCACTTCCTGGTGGTGGCGCTGGGCCGGCCGGCGCCGGACGCGCCGGTGGAGACGGTGACGCTGGAGGCGGTGCATAGCCGGCGTCGGCAAACCATGGCGTGGCAGGCGCTGCGGGATACGGACCAATGGCTGCAAGGTTGGCAATGA
- a CDS encoding DUF1365 domain-containing protein translates to MNGAYLLTGQVMHHRLRPAANRFVYPVFCLRLKLSALEEANGFWLGVDRWRPLALRTRDYGPRDGSPLLPWARARLAEAGLPADGEIWLQTFPRVFGYAFNPVSFWYCHDAAGRLIAVLAEVNNTFGEHHGYLLSPSQGGEISASSQLACRKLLHVSPFCRVEGHYRFRFAEQPGRALVRIDYHDAAGALLHTSIAGRLRALTAPAAAAALLRQPLLTLGVIARIHWQALKLWLKRVPIFRKPHPPAAALSRGQELKP, encoded by the coding sequence CCGTTTTGTCTACCCAGTGTTCTGCCTGCGCCTGAAGCTGTCGGCGCTGGAGGAGGCGAACGGCTTCTGGCTCGGCGTCGACCGCTGGCGGCCGCTGGCGCTGCGCACGCGCGACTATGGCCCGCGCGACGGCTCGCCGCTGCTGCCGTGGGCCCGCGCGCGGCTGGCGGAAGCCGGGCTGCCGGCCGACGGCGAAATCTGGCTGCAAACCTTTCCGCGCGTGTTCGGCTATGCCTTCAACCCGGTCAGCTTCTGGTATTGCCACGATGCGGCCGGCCGCTTGATCGCGGTGCTGGCCGAGGTGAACAACACCTTCGGCGAGCATCACGGCTATCTGCTCAGTCCGTCCCAGGGCGGCGAGATCAGCGCCTCCAGCCAGCTCGCCTGCCGCAAGCTGCTGCACGTTTCGCCGTTTTGCCGCGTGGAAGGCCATTACCGTTTCCGCTTCGCCGAACAGCCGGGCCGCGCGCTGGTGCGCATCGACTATCACGACGCCGCGGGCGCCTTGCTGCACACCTCGATAGCCGGCCGCCTGCGCGCCTTGACAGCGCCGGCGGCGGCGGCCGCCTTGTTGCGCCAGCCCTTGCTGACCCTGGGCGTCATCGCCCGCATCCACTGGCAGGCGTTGAAGCTGTGGCTGAAACGCGTGCCCATCTTCCGCAAACCCCATCCCCCCGCCGCCGCGCTCAGCCGCGGCCAGGAGTTGAAGCCATGA
- the groL gene encoding chaperonin GroEL (60 kDa chaperone family; promotes refolding of misfolded polypeptides especially under stressful conditions; forms two stacked rings of heptamers to form a barrel-shaped 14mer; ends can be capped by GroES; misfolded proteins enter the barrel where they are refolded when GroES binds), translated as MAAKEVRFHDNARERIVNGVNVLADAVKVTLGPKGRNVLLARSFGAPHITKDGVSVAKEIELKDPFENMGAQMVKEVASKTADVAGDGTTTATVLAQAIVQEGMKYVASGMNPMDLKRGIDKAVHAVIKELQTLSKPVTNSKETAQVAALSANSDEAIGKIIADAMDKVGKEGVITVEDGKSLDNELAVVEGMQFDRGYLSPYFITDPEKQTAVLEDPLVLLYDKKISNIRDLLPVLEQVAKAGKPLLIVAEDVEGEALATLVVNSMRGILKVAAVKAPGFGDRRKAMLEDIAILTGGTVIAEETGLTLEKAGLAELGSAKRVEIGKENTTIIDGAGDKAKIDARVQAIRAQIDAATSDYDREKLQERVAKLSGGVAVIRIGAATEVEMKEKKDRVDDALHATRAAVEEGIVAGGGVALLRARAHIKELKGDNPDQDAGIQIVLRALEAPLRAIAANAGDEPSVIVNKVLEGKGNHGYNAASGQFGDLVEMGVIDPTKVTRTALQNAASIASLILTTDATVAEAGQDSKAKAPAELDY; from the coding sequence ATGGCTGCGAAAGAAGTCCGCTTCCACGACAACGCCCGTGAGCGCATCGTCAACGGCGTCAATGTGCTGGCCGATGCCGTGAAAGTCACCCTGGGCCCGAAAGGCCGCAACGTGCTGCTGGCGCGCAGCTTCGGCGCGCCGCACATCACCAAGGACGGCGTGTCTGTCGCCAAGGAGATCGAACTGAAGGATCCGTTCGAGAACATGGGCGCGCAGATGGTGAAGGAAGTGGCGTCCAAGACCGCCGACGTGGCGGGCGACGGCACCACCACCGCCACCGTGCTGGCCCAGGCCATCGTGCAGGAAGGCATGAAATACGTGGCCTCCGGCATGAACCCGATGGACCTGAAGCGCGGCATCGACAAGGCCGTCCATGCCGTAATCAAAGAACTGCAAACCCTGTCCAAACCGGTGACCAACAGCAAGGAAACCGCCCAGGTGGCCGCGCTGTCCGCCAATTCCGACGAAGCCATCGGCAAGATCATCGCCGACGCGATGGACAAGGTGGGCAAGGAAGGCGTGATCACCGTCGAGGACGGCAAGTCGCTGGACAACGAGCTGGCCGTGGTTGAGGGCATGCAGTTCGACCGCGGCTACCTGTCGCCGTATTTCATCACCGATCCGGAAAAGCAGACCGCCGTGCTGGAAGACCCGCTGGTGCTGCTCTACGACAAGAAGATCAGCAATATCCGCGACCTCTTGCCGGTGCTGGAGCAAGTGGCCAAGGCCGGCAAGCCGCTGCTGATCGTCGCCGAGGACGTGGAGGGCGAAGCGCTGGCCACCCTGGTGGTGAACAGCATGCGCGGCATCCTGAAGGTGGCCGCCGTCAAGGCTCCGGGCTTCGGCGACCGCCGCAAAGCCATGCTGGAAGACATCGCCATCCTCACCGGCGGCACCGTCATCGCCGAGGAAACCGGCCTCACGCTGGAAAAAGCCGGCCTGGCCGAGCTGGGCAGCGCCAAGCGCGTGGAAATCGGCAAGGAAAACACCACCATCATCGACGGCGCCGGCGACAAGGCCAAGATCGACGCGCGCGTGCAAGCCATCCGCGCCCAGATCGACGCGGCGACCAGCGACTATGACCGCGAGAAGCTGCAGGAGCGCGTGGCCAAGCTGTCCGGCGGCGTGGCGGTGATCCGCATCGGCGCGGCCACCGAAGTGGAAATGAAAGAGAAGAAAGACCGCGTGGACGACGCGCTGCACGCCACCCGCGCCGCGGTGGAAGAAGGCATCGTCGCCGGCGGCGGCGTGGCCCTGCTGCGCGCCCGCGCCCACATCAAGGAGCTGAAGGGCGACAACCCCGACCAGGACGCCGGCATCCAGATCGTGCTGCGCGCGCTGGAAGCGCCGCTGCGCGCCATCGCCGCCAATGCCGGCGACGAGCCGTCGGTGATCGTCAACAAGGTGCTGGAGGGCAAGGGCAACCACGGCTACAACGCCGCCAGCGGCCAGTTCGGCGACCTGGTGGAAATGGGCGTGATCGACCCGACCAAGGTGACGCGCACCGCGCTGCAAAACGCGGCCTCCATCGCCAGCCTGATCCTGACTACCGACGCCACCGTGGCCGAAGCGGGGCAGGACAGCAAGGCCAAAGCCCCGGCGGAGCTGGATTACTGA
- the groES gene encoding co-chaperone GroES: protein MQIRPLHDRIIVKRVEKVRQTASGIVIPDSAAEKPEQGEVLAVGPGKRLPDGTLLPMQVQVGDLVLFGKYGGQTVKLNDQEYLVLREEDVFGVVEDASQSGRKAA, encoded by the coding sequence ATGCAAATCCGTCCTCTGCACGACCGGATTATCGTCAAGCGGGTCGAAAAGGTCCGCCAGACTGCTTCCGGCATCGTCATTCCCGATAGCGCCGCGGAAAAACCGGAACAAGGTGAAGTTCTCGCCGTTGGTCCCGGCAAGCGCCTGCCGGACGGCACCTTGCTGCCGATGCAGGTGCAGGTGGGCGATCTGGTGCTGTTCGGCAAATACGGCGGCCAGACCGTGAAGCTAAACGACCAGGAATACCTGGTGCTGCGCGAAGAGGATGTCTTCGGAGTCGTTGAAGACGCATCCCAATCCGGCCGCAAGGCTGCCTGA